One part of the Paramormyrops kingsleyae isolate MSU_618 chromosome 2, PKINGS_0.4, whole genome shotgun sequence genome encodes these proteins:
- the orai1a gene encoding calcium release-activated calcium channel protein 1 isoform X1 has product MSLNEHSLQALSWRKLYLSRAKLKASSRTSALLSGFAMVAMVEVQLESTDSYPAGLLIAFSACTTVLVAVHLFALMISTCILPNIEAVSNVHNLNSVKESPHERMHRYIELAWAFSTVIGTLLFLAEVVLLCWVKFLPIKPPSGEANGTVSSGKAAAIASTIIMVPFALIFIVFAVHFYRSLVSHKTDRQFQELEELSNITRLQNELDHRGEAASVSHFP; this is encoded by the exons ATGAGCCTCAACGAGCACTCCCTGCAGGCACTGTCCTGGAGGAAGCTCTACCTCAGCCGGGCCAAGCTCAAGGCGTCAAGCCGCACGTCGGCGTTGCTTTCCGGCTTCGCCATG GTGGCTATGGTGGAGGTCCAGCTGGAGAGCACGGACAGCTACCCAGCCGGGCTGCTCATCGCCTTCAGCGCCTGCACCACTGTGCTGGTGGCTGTGCACCTTTTCGCGCTGATGATCAGCACCTGCATCCTGCCCAACATCGAGGCTGTCAGCAACGTGCACAACCTCAACTCGGTGAAGGAGTCACCACATGAGCGCATGCACCGCTACATCGAGCTGGCCTGGGCCTTCTCCACCGTCATCGGCACGCTGCTGTTCCTGGCCGAGGTCGTGCTGCTCTGTTGGGTCAAGTTCCTGCCCATCAAGCCTCCGTCGGGTGAGGCCAATGGCACCGTCAGCTCTGGGAAGGCAGCTGCGATCGCCTCCACCATCATCATGGTGCCCTTTGCCCTGATCTTCATCGTCTTCGCCGTGCATTTCTACCGCTCACTCGTCAGCCACAAGACGGACCGGCAGttccaggagctggaggagctgtCTAACATCACACGACTACAGAACGAGCTGGACCACAGAGGGGAGGCGGCCAGTGTCTCGCACTTCCCATAG
- the orai1a gene encoding calcium release-activated calcium channel protein 1 isoform X2 produces the protein MCRACRCYRCYRCRKCHPRQTCPEIVAMVEVQLESTDSYPAGLLIAFSACTTVLVAVHLFALMISTCILPNIEAVSNVHNLNSVKESPHERMHRYIELAWAFSTVIGTLLFLAEVVLLCWVKFLPIKPPSGEANGTVSSGKAAAIASTIIMVPFALIFIVFAVHFYRSLVSHKTDRQFQELEELSNITRLQNELDHRGEAASVSHFP, from the exons ATGTGCCGCGCATGCAGATGTTACAGATGTTACAGATGCCGGAAGTGCCACCCCAGGCAAACGTGCCCAGAAATA GTGGCTATGGTGGAGGTCCAGCTGGAGAGCACGGACAGCTACCCAGCCGGGCTGCTCATCGCCTTCAGCGCCTGCACCACTGTGCTGGTGGCTGTGCACCTTTTCGCGCTGATGATCAGCACCTGCATCCTGCCCAACATCGAGGCTGTCAGCAACGTGCACAACCTCAACTCGGTGAAGGAGTCACCACATGAGCGCATGCACCGCTACATCGAGCTGGCCTGGGCCTTCTCCACCGTCATCGGCACGCTGCTGTTCCTGGCCGAGGTCGTGCTGCTCTGTTGGGTCAAGTTCCTGCCCATCAAGCCTCCGTCGGGTGAGGCCAATGGCACCGTCAGCTCTGGGAAGGCAGCTGCGATCGCCTCCACCATCATCATGGTGCCCTTTGCCCTGATCTTCATCGTCTTCGCCGTGCATTTCTACCGCTCACTCGTCAGCCACAAGACGGACCGGCAGttccaggagctggaggagctgtCTAACATCACACGACTACAGAACGAGCTGGACCACAGAGGGGAGGCGGCCAGTGTCTCGCACTTCCCATAG